A part of Methanomassiliicoccales archaeon genomic DNA contains:
- a CDS encoding hydrogenase 3 maturation endopeptidase HyCI translates to MIDCFQKLTFDLQVWLDGAGCIVIAGIGNPIRSDDHVGVRTVGLMKGRVEGRVHLIECETVPESFIDEIVAIRPTHVLLIDAALIGLGPGEVRLSSVEEVSLDPPISTHTLPVKVFSEYVRIMTGAKVGFILVQPKDVNFGEKMTGEVERSAQKIADILIKTVQRPSSCPSISEP, encoded by the coding sequence TTGATAGATTGTTTCCAAAAACTGACGTTCGATCTTCAAGTGTGGCTAGATGGCGCGGGTTGCATCGTGATCGCTGGAATAGGGAACCCGATACGGTCCGACGATCATGTAGGCGTCAGAACGGTCGGGCTCATGAAAGGAAGGGTAGAGGGAAGAGTGCATCTCATCGAGTGCGAGACCGTCCCGGAGAGCTTTATTGACGAGATCGTTGCCATACGACCTACACACGTGCTTCTGATAGATGCCGCATTGATAGGTCTGGGACCGGGAGAGGTCAGGTTGAGCTCTGTTGAGGAGGTCTCATTAGACCCTCCGATATCAACGCACACGCTCCCTGTGAAGGTATTCAGCGAGTATGTCAGGATCATGACAGGTGCCAAGGTCGGATTCATACTGGTCCAACCCAAGGATGTGAACTTTGGAGAAAAAATGACAGGAGAGGTCGAGAGGTCTGCACAAAAAATAGCGGATATCTTGATAAAGACCGTTCAACGGCCTTCGAGCTGCCCGTCGATATCAGAACCTTGA
- a CDS encoding phenylacetate--CoA ligase yields MNYWNPRMEQMPIEELKTMQYKLLKTLVYKLYSFSEFYHSRMKAAKVHPDDIKSLKDITKLPYMYKSDLRDNYPDRLFVTPRDDVVRFHASSGTTGKATVVGYTQHDLDAWSNSLARALTSCGIGRGDTVQVSYGYGLFTGGLGLHYGAEKIGAAVLPASVGNTERQIELMMDMKVTAIACTPSYLLHMGEVAQRMGLSFQKDTKLRRAILGAEPWSEKMRKRIQDDLGIMAYDIYGTSELSGPLFTECHAQKGIHVWGDYALTEVLDPDTQEPVSDGERGELVVTMLQKEALPIIRYKVGDITTKDESICECGRTHPRIGRIQGRVDDMLIIRGINVFPSQVEHTLMSIPEIGPHFMIEVDRKGELDDMLVRVEIKREYFSDKIDDLMKIKKKVSHALKGSLNVAVDVELANPDSLPRFEGKAKRVIDRRRI; encoded by the coding sequence ATCAATTATTGGAATCCCAGGATGGAACAGATGCCGATAGAAGAGCTGAAAACGATGCAATACAAGCTGCTGAAGACGTTGGTTTACAAGCTCTACAGCTTCTCTGAGTTCTATCATTCTCGTATGAAGGCGGCAAAGGTCCATCCCGACGATATAAAGAGCTTGAAAGATATCACCAAGCTCCCGTACATGTATAAGAGCGACCTGAGGGACAACTATCCCGACAGGCTCTTTGTCACTCCTAGGGATGATGTGGTCAGGTTCCATGCGTCGTCCGGTACGACAGGGAAAGCGACCGTCGTTGGTTACACCCAGCACGATCTAGATGCCTGGAGCAATTCTCTCGCCAGGGCGTTGACCTCATGTGGGATCGGACGTGGGGACACGGTACAGGTCAGCTATGGTTATGGGCTTTTCACAGGAGGGCTTGGGCTTCATTATGGGGCTGAGAAGATCGGCGCTGCGGTATTGCCTGCGAGCGTTGGGAACACCGAGAGGCAGATCGAGCTTATGATGGATATGAAGGTCACTGCCATCGCCTGCACGCCATCATATCTCCTCCATATGGGGGAGGTAGCTCAAAGGATGGGACTTAGTTTTCAAAAGGACACTAAACTAAGGAGGGCCATACTTGGGGCCGAACCATGGTCAGAAAAAATGAGAAAAAGGATACAGGACGATCTGGGCATCATGGCCTATGACATCTATGGGACCAGTGAGCTCTCTGGCCCACTTTTCACCGAATGCCATGCGCAGAAGGGGATACATGTGTGGGGCGACTATGCATTGACAGAGGTTCTGGACCCAGATACTCAAGAGCCTGTCTCTGATGGAGAACGGGGAGAGCTGGTGGTCACAATGTTACAAAAAGAGGCTCTCCCAATAATCCGTTACAAAGTTGGGGACATAACTACAAAAGATGAGAGCATATGTGAGTGTGGTAGGACCCATCCGAGGATCGGTCGTATCCAGGGTCGGGTGGACGATATGCTCATCATCCGTGGTATCAACGTTTTCCCTTCGCAGGTGGAGCACACCTTGATGTCGATTCCTGAGATCGGTCCGCATTTCATGATCGAAGTGGACAGAAAGGGAGAGCTCGATGACATGCTGGTCAGGGTGGAGATAAAGAGAGAGTACTTCAGTGACAAGATAGACGATCTGATGAAGATCAAAAAGAAGGTCTCCCATGCTTTAAAAGGATCGTTGAATGTCGCCGTGGACGTCGAGTTGGCGAACCCTGATTCTTTGCCTAGGTTCGAGGGCAAGGCAAAGCGTGTGATCGATAGGAGGAGGATCTGA
- a CDS encoding acetolactate synthase — translation MTSEHYLKQVSLFSENRPGQLAAFAKALEDEGIDILALSIAEAEGFGVIRALVSDPERAVEKLSDLGYMVRITDVIGVRMRDVPGGLREMAELLGTANINIDYSYAFSGKHGAVLILRVDRPEEAVRRFSSKGIALLCMSDLE, via the coding sequence ATGACGTCTGAGCATTATCTGAAGCAGGTATCGCTGTTCTCTGAGAACAGGCCGGGACAGTTGGCGGCCTTCGCCAAGGCGTTGGAGGATGAGGGCATCGACATATTGGCTTTAAGCATAGCAGAGGCGGAAGGTTTTGGTGTCATTAGGGCGCTCGTCTCTGATCCGGAAAGGGCGGTTGAAAAGCTATCTGACCTTGGTTATATGGTCCGGATCACAGACGTCATAGGTGTGAGGATGAGGGATGTCCCCGGTGGGTTGAGAGAGATGGCGGAATTGCTAGGGACGGCAAACATCAACATAGATTATTCATATGCGTTCAGTGGAAAACATGGTGCAGTCCTGATATTGAGGGTTGACAGACCAGAGGAAGCGGTCCGAAGGTTCAGTTCTAAGGGGATCGCCCTCTTGTGCATGAGCGACCTTGAGTGA
- a CDS encoding DUF835 domain-containing protein, which produces MDFKSGKMYLIEERVPLRTHQFLRKELAKGRPALYISKHSPAQLMMQFTNLHEPLTTKWLSPRPDDDCIPPMNLKIFEEYLHSFLAKNENGIIILNGMDVLEMWNGFKPVLKVIKKAREKVGENGASNFIISLDPKNHYDKQLAELERVSDEVVVSNTEA; this is translated from the coding sequence ATGGATTTCAAAAGCGGCAAGATGTACCTTATCGAAGAAAGGGTCCCTTTGAGGACGCACCAGTTTTTAAGAAAAGAGTTGGCGAAGGGGAGGCCGGCCCTATATATCTCAAAACATTCACCTGCTCAATTGATGATGCAGTTCACAAACCTCCATGAACCTTTAACGACCAAGTGGCTTTCACCTAGGCCAGACGATGATTGCATACCTCCGATGAATCTAAAGATATTCGAGGAATACCTTCACAGTTTCCTTGCTAAAAATGAGAATGGGATCATAATATTGAACGGGATGGATGTTCTGGAGATGTGGAATGGCTTCAAACCGGTCCTCAAAGTAATAAAAAAGGCACGAGAAAAGGTAGGAGAGAATGGGGCCAGTAATTTCATTATAAGTCTCGATCCCAAGAACCACTATGATAAGCAATTGGCCGAACTTGAGAGGGTGTCGGACGAGGTGGTTGTCAGCAATACTGAGGCCTGA
- a CDS encoding TRAM domain-containing protein → MKFKGRKEFPNKSPVSEGQLLKVRITDVGKQGDGIARIEGLIIFVKGAKVGQELEVKVVKVSKTSAFAEPVVVQSSNCQNQDQRF, encoded by the coding sequence ATGAAGTTCAAAGGAAGAAAAGAGTTTCCAAACAAGAGCCCGGTTTCAGAGGGCCAGTTGTTAAAGGTAAGAATCACCGATGTAGGTAAGCAGGGAGATGGTATAGCAAGGATCGAGGGTCTGATAATCTTCGTAAAGGGGGCAAAGGTCGGCCAAGAGCTGGAAGTAAAGGTTGTAAAGGTGAGCAAAACGTCGGCCTTTGCCGAACCTGTCGTCGTCCAGTCATCGAACTGTCAAAACCAGGACCAAAGATTTTGA
- a CDS encoding adenosylcobalamin-dependent ribonucleoside-diphosphate reductase encodes MSSIEPPLTKNALVVLKRRYLRKDTKGTIIETPGMMIERVADNISSVDYLYGDRDADKEKSEFVQAMRTLRFLPNSPTLMNAGTSIQQLAACFVIPVEDSIEGIFNAVKWAAIVHQSGGGTGFSFSRLRPRGDIVASTSGAASGPLSFMKVFDIATEAVRQGGRRRGASMGVLRVDHPDIMEFIHSKDDKRTLSNFNISVGITDEFMDALTRGDHFILRNPRDGSAVGEVEAVRIFEEMCSSSWASGDPGVLFLDTIERSNPTPNVGTIEATNPCGEVPLLPFEACNLGSIDLVKMYDRNKGDMDWDLFKDTISLGIRFLDNVIDASKYPLDQITSMVKGNRKIGLGVMGFADLLLLQGVRYGSRSSFDIAGKLMDFMRSVADEESRSIASSRGPFPNIEGSKVDPSRRNATLLSIAPTGTISIIAGCSSGIEPNYSFYLERRVLDGEILVETNPILLEMLDLEKVETDRVIKELSKGVPLKEISTVPEYIKEVFVTAHEIDPLLQVDMQAKFQEQVDNAVSKTINLPMSATPDEIGKIMIHAFKKKCKGITVYREGSKPGQVLSLGTGKVECFTCGKLG; translated from the coding sequence ATGTCATCCATTGAACCTCCTCTCACAAAGAATGCCTTGGTGGTCCTCAAAAGAAGATACCTCAGAAAGGATACGAAAGGCACCATAATCGAGACACCAGGAATGATGATAGAGAGGGTCGCGGATAACATTTCGTCCGTTGATTATCTCTATGGTGACAGAGATGCGGATAAAGAAAAAAGTGAATTTGTCCAGGCGATGCGGACCTTGCGATTTCTGCCAAATTCGCCAACATTGATGAACGCAGGGACGTCCATACAGCAATTGGCAGCCTGTTTTGTGATCCCGGTCGAGGATAGCATCGAAGGTATTTTTAATGCAGTGAAATGGGCGGCGATCGTGCATCAGAGCGGGGGCGGTACTGGTTTTTCATTCTCAAGGCTAAGGCCCAGAGGTGACATTGTTGCTTCCACATCAGGCGCGGCATCTGGACCGCTTTCTTTCATGAAGGTCTTCGATATCGCTACCGAGGCCGTCCGCCAAGGCGGGAGGAGGCGAGGGGCCTCAATGGGCGTCCTGAGGGTGGACCATCCGGATATAATGGAGTTCATCCATTCCAAGGATGATAAGAGGACACTCTCTAATTTCAACATATCGGTCGGCATAACGGACGAATTTATGGATGCCCTTACTCGGGGCGATCATTTTATTCTAAGAAATCCTAGGGACGGCTCGGCCGTTGGTGAGGTCGAGGCAGTAAGAATTTTCGAAGAGATGTGTTCTTCTTCCTGGGCATCAGGAGATCCGGGGGTTCTGTTCCTCGATACGATAGAAAGATCGAATCCGACCCCCAATGTCGGGACCATAGAGGCGACCAATCCTTGCGGAGAGGTCCCATTGCTTCCGTTTGAAGCCTGCAATCTTGGATCGATCGACCTGGTCAAGATGTATGACCGTAACAAGGGAGATATGGATTGGGACCTTTTCAAGGACACGATCTCGTTAGGGATCCGGTTCCTTGACAATGTTATAGACGCGTCAAAATATCCTCTTGATCAGATCACCTCAATGGTCAAGGGCAACCGGAAGATCGGGCTCGGTGTCATGGGATTTGCAGACCTGCTATTGTTACAAGGCGTTCGATATGGGTCAAGGAGCAGTTTCGACATCGCAGGCAAACTGATGGATTTCATGAGATCGGTCGCTGATGAGGAGTCGAGGTCGATCGCAAGCAGTCGAGGACCGTTTCCGAACATAGAGGGGAGCAAAGTAGATCCATCAAGGCGTAACGCAACTTTGCTATCGATCGCCCCTACGGGAACTATCAGCATCATTGCTGGTTGCTCCAGTGGGATCGAACCTAATTATTCTTTTTATCTTGAAAGAAGAGTTCTAGATGGAGAGATATTGGTCGAGACAAATCCGATCTTATTAGAAATGCTTGACCTGGAAAAGGTCGAGACGGACCGGGTCATCAAAGAACTTTCTAAAGGCGTCCCGCTCAAAGAGATCTCGACCGTCCCTGAATATATAAAAGAGGTCTTTGTCACTGCTCATGAGATCGACCCCTTGCTTCAGGTCGATATGCAGGCCAAATTCCAGGAACAAGTCGACAATGCGGTCTCTAAAACAATAAATCTTCCCATGAGCGCTACGCCCGACGAAATAGGCAAGATCATGATCCATGCTTTCAAGAAAAAATGCAAAGGCATCACCGTCTATCGAGAGGGGTCCAAACCAGGACAGGTCTTAAGCCTGGGAACTGGAAAGGTCGAATGTTTTACCTGCGGAAAGCTCGGATGA